One genomic region from Lycorma delicatula isolate Av1 chromosome 9, ASM4794821v1, whole genome shotgun sequence encodes:
- the LOC142330744 gene encoding matrix metalloproteinase-27-like: MIIIYFITFFVTTISVNADEFDSNKFLLDYGYLKGDNASLTDEKAVKDAVKLFQESFHLPVNGELNSKTIAFMREPRCGVPDILPYAVSRIIWRKPELKWHYQRATAEKMKLANIAFDEWAKHTSLSFKHDYYGYNILISDKYGIHTCAKNDKVRCSSRFDGPGGVLAHAFSPNTANTPIEIHIDEEENWNFDPEV, translated from the exons ATGATTATCATATACTTCATAACGTTTTTTGTCACAACAATTTCTGTAAATGCAGATGAATTTGattctaataaatttctattgGACTATGGATATCTCAAAGGAGATAATGCAAGCTTAACTGATGAAAAAGCAGTAAAAGATGCCGTAAAACTGTTTCAAGAATCTTTTCATCTTCCGGTTAATGGGGAGTTAAATAGTAAGACCATCGCTTTCATGCGTGAGCCTCGATGCGGTGTACCAGACATATTACCGTATGCAGTTTCAAGAATCATATGGAGAAAACCAGAACTGAAATGGCACTACCAACGAGCAACGGCTGAAAAGATGAAATTAGCTAACATAGCTTTTGATGAATGGGCAAAGCACACATCGTTAAGTTTCAAACATGATTATTACGGATATAATATCCTAATTTCTGACAAATATGGTATCCACACATGTGCCAAAAACGATAAAGTTCGATGCTCGAGCAGATTTGATGGACCTGGAGGTGTTTTGGCGCATGCGTTTTCTCCTAACACTGCTAACACACCCATAGAAATTCACATTGATGAAGAGGAGAATTGGAATTTTGATCCTGAAG TGTGA
- the LOC142330745 gene encoding matrix metalloproteinase-27-like, producing MIIIYFITFFVTTISVNADEFDSNKFLLDYGYLKGDNASLTDEKAVKDAVKLFQESFHLPVNGELNSKTIAFMREPRCGVPDILPYAVSRIIWRKPELKWHYQRATAEKMKLANIAFDEWAKHTSLSFKHDYYGYNILISDKYGIHTCTKNDKVRCSSRFDGPGGVLAHAFLLTLLTHP from the coding sequence ATGATTATCATATACTTCATAACGTTTTTTGTCACAACAATTTCTGTAAATGCAGATGAATTTGattctaataaatttctattgGACTATGGATATCTCAAAGGAGATAATGCAAGCTTAACTGATGAAAAAGCAGTAAAAGATGCCGTAAAACTGTTTCAAGAATCTTTTCATCTTCCGGTTAATGGGGAGTTAAATAGTAAGACCATCGCTTTCATGCGTGAGCCTCGATGCGGTGTACCAGACATATTACCGTATGCAGTTTCAAGAATCATATGGAGAAAACCAGAACTGAAATGGCACTACCAACGAGCAACGGCTGAAAAGATGAAATTAGCTAACATAGCTTTTGATGAATGGGCAAAGCACACATCGTTAAGTTTCAAACATGATTATTACGGATATAATATCCTAATTTCTGACAAATATGGTATCCACACATGTACCAAAAACGATAAAGTTCGATGCTCGAGCAGATTTGATGGACCTGGAGGTGTTTTGGCGCATGCGTTTCTCCTAACACTGCTAACACACCCATAG
- the LOC142330747 gene encoding hatching enzyme-like encodes MREPRCGVPDILPYAVSRIIWRKQELKWHYQRATAEKMKLANIAFDEWAKHTSLSFKHDYYGYNILISDKYGIHTCAKNDKVRCSSRFDGPGGVLAHAFSPNTANTPIEIHIDEEENWNFDPEGKEEKDKTNLLSTLMHEIGHALGVRHSFNKDAFMYPLLNKRSNLSEDDILAIQSLYGSKAMTTTAKPVQTTKSTTVPRSSEVITDVCAIKEDDENKIHYLLVNGKVYVIFKKQLWIINIANSSKYDSKNYYRPLEITERLKFLSLDTFKGIDAMYQRPNGEIVLIENHKLFMFNLNTQQLVIGYPRNVCSHFNIGHPCTINGIVNTYTGKTYVIYNEDFVGKINECSFTIARTDLVSNLFPGIPADIDGVARFNNGLLYFFKNGNYYEYNDFFQKVIRFGTKDHELFGLLCYSNNILKQFTEFIILKINALIHL; translated from the exons ATGCGTGAGCCTCGATGCGGTGTACCAGACATATTACCGTATGCAGTTTCAAGAATCATATGGAGAAAACAAGAACTGAAATGGCACTACCAACGAGCAACGGCTGAAAAGATGAAATTAGCTAACATAGCTTTTGATGAATGGGCAAAGCACACATCGTTAAGTTTCAAACATGATTATTACGGATATAATATCCTAATTTCTGACAAATATGGTATCCACACATGTGCCAAAAACGATAAAGTTCGATGCTCGAGCAGATTTGATGGACCTGGAGGTGTTTTGGCGCATGCGTTTTCTCCTAACACTGCTAACACACCCATAGAAATTCACATTGATGAAGAGGAGAATTGGAATTTTGATCCTGAAGGTAAAGAGGAAAAAGACAAAACCAACCTACTGAGCACGTTGATGCATGAGATTGGTCACGCCTTGGGTGTTCGCCATTCTTTCAATAAAGATGCTTTCATGTACCCTTTACTAAACAAACGTTCAAATTTAAGCGAAGACGATATATTAGCCATTCAGTCGCTTTACGGCAGTAAAGCGATGACAACTACTGCTAAACCTGTTCAAACGACTAAATCTACTACTGTTCCTAGGTCTTCAGAGGTTATTACCGACGTGTGCgcaataaaagaagatgatgagaataaaattcattacttgcTAGTAAATGGAAAAGtttatgtaatattcaaaaaACAGTTATGGATAATAAATATTGCGAACAGCAGTAAATATGatagcaaaaattattatagaccACTTGAAATTACTGAACGATTAAAGTTTCTTTCTTTAGATACATTCAAAGGAATAGATGCGATGTACCAGAGACCGAACGGAGAAatagtattaattgaaaatcataaattgttTATGTTCAATCTTAATACTCAACAGTTGGTCATAGGCTATCCTAGGAATGTATGTTCACACTTTAACATCGGTCATCCTTGTACGATTAATGGTATCGTAAATACATATACTGGAAAAACTTATGTGATTTATAATGAAGATTTTGTGGGAAAGATAAATGAATGTTCATTCACTATTGCTCGAACAGACCTTGTATCCAATCTGTTTCCTGGAATACCGGCAGATATAGATGGGGTTGCTCGTTTTAACAAcggactactttatttttttaagaatggaaaTTATTATGAGTATAATGACTTCTTCCAAAAAGTAATCAGATTTGGAACTAAAGATCATGAGCTTTTTGGTTTACTATGTTACAGTAACAATATCTTAAAACAGTTCActgaatttatca tattaaaaataaatgcattaattcATCTGTAA